A genomic window from Lycium barbarum isolate Lr01 chromosome 4, ASM1917538v2, whole genome shotgun sequence includes:
- the LOC132636460 gene encoding uncharacterized protein LOC132636460 — MALDKPHHTTSELFICFTSRLSSSSSSMKLSKSILSPGHARDQPLSLSTSLSRRLKANGSIKGGQSPATFPSHTGKKRGSGFDNPEPSSPKVTCIGQVKMKTKKKVKQTRSLSNRRSDVSFRKLEQAAPDQERGLLIQSQRSSSVHFQPQDQCVHRNQRWVHLPSTIYEALREFSCLFPCRSSCFTTNNEKEKEEKVEGSREVTRWLVALQDAEVEKTRGIELMVSNHGREEMRSSRRHVFEDIIESVEMKEGVVEEEKARVSICIPPKNALLLMRCRSDPMKMADITSRFWESPTRKEGDKKENEASEKEVVDAHNFECKVPEETSVPVDLVENEENSKDVVMEMETESSKNEEEKFKSGELTPETEQEDEKESEQVPESIVDQTTENIQDNQVLEAEKEEEEEEAKPSFSGNIQADNQVLEPEKEEEEAKPSFSEAEDATLEVEEEEDDERFKSTIKKVIEETLLLEHIDIEEDVKFDENEIQKEDVVAQVEYPKELRKEQNKSILPDCLLLMMCEPKLSMEVSKETWVCSTDFISPEKKQASKTANKNNEVIPERRRSIDYSKPAQNYSKGQHLSTMIEQKLVNAKAYEPFVLTRCKSEPMRTAAAGVAPESCFWKNRKIHEPHRRDKFGVGAAGLGF; from the coding sequence ATGGCCTTGGACAAACCCCATCATACTACTAGTGAGCTCTTCATTTGCTTCACTTCTCGtctttcttcatcttcatcttccatgaAACTTTCCAAATCCATTCTTAGCCCGGGCCATGCCCGGGACCAACCTCTCTCTCTTTCCACATCCCTTAGCCGTCGGCTTAAAGCCAACGGCAGCATTAAAGGTGGCCAATCCCCGGCCACCTTTCCTTCACACACTGGGAAGAAACGCGGTTCGGGGTTTGACAACCCCGAACCTTCTTCCCCTAAGGTAACTTGTATTGGACAAGTGAAAATGAAAACGAAGAAGAAAGTGAAACAAACACGAAGTTTGTCAAACAGAAGGAGTGATGTAAGTTTTAGGAAACTAGAACAAGCCGCCCCTGATCAAGAAAGGGGATTGTTAATTCAGAGTCAAAGGAGTTCAAGTGTGCATTTTCAGCCGCAAGATCAATGTGTGCATAGAAATCAGAGGTGGGTTCATTTGCCATCGACGATATACGAAGCTTTGAGAGAGTTTAGCTGTTTGTTTCCATGTCGTTCTTCGTGTTTTACAACGAATAATgagaaagaaaaggaagagaAAGTTGAAGGATCTAGGGAAGTTACTAGGTGGTTAGTTGCATTGCAAGATGCAGAAGTAGAAAAAACGCGAGGGATTGAGTTGATGGTGTCTAATCATGGGAGGGAAGAAATGAGAAGTTCAAGAAGGCATGTGTTTGAGGATATTATTGAGAGTGTTGAAATGAAGGAAGGAGTAGTAGAGGAAGAGAAAGCTAGAGTTAGCATTTGTATTCCACCTAAGAATGCTTTGCTTTTAATGAGATGTCGATCTGATCCTATGAAAATGGCAGATATTACTAGTCGATTCTGGGAATCACCTACTCGAAAAGAAGGAGATAAGAAAGAAAATGAGGCTTCGGAAAAAGAAGTAGTAGATGCACACAACTTTGAATGCAAAGTACCAGAGGAAACTAGTGTTCCAGTAGATCTTGTGGAAAATGAAGAGAACTCAAAAGATGTCGTCATGGAAATGGAGACAGAAAGTAGTAAGAATGAAGAAGAAAAGTTCAAGAGCGGTGAATTAACACCAGAAACTGAACAAGAAGATGAAAAAGAGAGCGAACAAGTACCTGAATCAATTGTAGATCAAACAACAGAAAACATTCAAGATAACCAAGTCCTTGAAgctgagaaagaagaagaagaagaagaagcaaaacCATCTTTCTCAGGAAACATTCAAGCTGATAACCAAGTTCTTGAAccggagaaagaagaagaagaagcaaaacCATCTTTTTCAGAAGCCGAAGATGCCACACTGgaagtagaagaagaagaagatgatgagaGATTCAAATCAACTATAAAGAAGGTCATCGAAGAAACACTCTTGTTGGAACACATTGACATTGAAGAAGACGTGAAATTTGATGAGAATGAAATCCAAAAAGAAGATGTGGTGGCACAAGTTGAGTATCCAAAGGAGTTGAGAAAAGAACAGAACAAATCAATTCTTCCAGATTGTTTGTTACTAATGATGTGTGAACCTAAATTATCCATGGAAGTTTCAAAAGAAACATGGGTATGCAGCACTGATTTCATATCACCAGAGAAAAAACAAGCTAGTAAAACAGCGAATAAGAACAACGAAGTAATCCCCGAGAGAAGGCGCAGCATTGACTACTCTAAACCTGCGCAAAATTATAGCAAGGGCCAACACCTCTCGACAATGATAGAGCAGAAACTGGTAAATGCAAAGGCTTACGAGCCGTTTGTTCTGACAAGGTGCAAATCGGAGCCGATGAGGACGGCGGCGGCTGGGGTTGCGCCGGAGAGTTGTTTCTGGAAGAATAGGAAGATTCATGAGCCGCATAGACGGGATAAGTTTGGAGTCGGGGCCGCTGGGCTCGGGTtttga
- the LOC132636458 gene encoding uncharacterized protein LOC132636458, producing the protein MMMRFVSQKKIEIGKRGIATSCRAVLLPRFGGPEVLELHENVHVPDLKPNHVLVRARAVSINPLDTRMRSGYGRSIFEPLLPLILGRDISGEVAAVGNSVKSLTVGQEVFGALHPTAVRGTYSDYAILAEDELAPKPGSLSHVEASAIPFAALTAWRALKSTARIREGQRVLIIGGGGAVGFSAIQLAVAAGCQVSTTCGGESISRILAAGAEQAVDYTTEDAEIALKGHFDAVLDTIGVPDTERMGISLLKRGGHYMTLQGEAASVTDRYGLAIGLPMATAILLKKQIQYRYSHGIEYWWNYMRADAEGLHEIRRLSEAGKLQIPVDKTFPISHVREAHEAKDRRRIPGKVVLEID; encoded by the exons ATGATGATGCGATTCGTATCGCAGAAGAAAATTGAGATTGGTAAAAGAGGTATTGCGACGAGTTGTAGGGCTGTGTTGTTACCGCGATTCGGTGGACCTGAAGTGCTTGAGTTACATGAGAATGTACATGTGCCTGATCTGAAACCTAATCATGTGCTTGTTCGTGCTCGTGCTGTTTCCATCAATCCTCTTGATACCAGA ATGCGATCAGGATATGGACGTTCAATTTTCGAACCACTTCTACCATTAATTTTGGGCCGAGATATAAGTGGTGAAGTTGCAGCAGTTGGAAATTCTGTTAAGTCACTTACAGTTGGACAGGAGGTATTTGGTGCTCTGCATCCAACCGCTGTGAGGGGTACTTACTCTGACTATGCTATTCTTGCGGAGGATGAACTTGCTCCAAAGCCAGGATCACTTTCGCATGTG GAAGCCAGTGCCATCCCATTTGCTGCCCTAACTGCTTGGCGTGCACTAAAAAGTACTGCCAGAATAAGAGAGGG GCAAAGGGTATTGATCATAGGTGGAGGAGGAGCAGTAGGTTTCTCCGCAATTCAGCTTGCAGTGGCTGCAGGCTGCCAGGTTTCTACTACATGTGGAGGAGAGAGTATAAGTCGCATTTTGGCAGCCGGTGCTGAGCAGGCCGTTGACTATACCACTGAG GACGCTGAAATAGCACTTAAGGGGCATTTTGATGCTGTCTTGGATACAATTGGTGTGCCAGATACGGAGAGAATGGGTATTAGTCTTTTAAAGAGAGGAGGACACTACATGACGTTACAG GGGGAGGCTGCATCGGTGACGGATAGGTACGGACTAGCTATTGGTCTTCCTATGGCAACAGCCATCTTGCTAAAGAAGCAAATCCAATATCGATATTCTCATGGAATAG AATATTGGTGGAACTATATGAGGGCTGATGCTGAGGGTTTACATGAGATCCGTCGGTTATCTGAGGCTGGGAAGCTTCAAATCCCAGTAGATAAAACTTTCCCAATTTCACATGTCAGAGAGGCTCATGAGGCCAAGGATAGACGACGAATTCCTGGCAAAGTAGTGCTAGAAATTGACTGA